The following is a genomic window from Hippoglossus stenolepis isolate QCI-W04-F060 chromosome 14, HSTE1.2, whole genome shotgun sequence.
CTAAAGCTTTCATCATCCAAGTAACGTTAGTTaaatgattattgatattgttaaTTACTAATATTGTTCCCAAATCCAAACCATCATGGGCCTATTAAACTATATTTTCGGGTTTCGGTGTCTGTtcatctgaatctgaatctctACCCTGGTAAGATAAACCAAAATCAGCTGCTTTGTCGATGACcaaaagcaaaaagaagaagtgtTCTCTAAAGGCTGTAGTTGAGATAAGAAATGAAACCACTCATGAGTCTACGATTTCACTTTATTCCATTCTATGTATAActtcaacagcagctgcagcttccatGGAAACATCTTGTTCAGGTGTCCTGGTTATTTGAAGGAGCAGGTTCTGCAGAGGTTCTCTGGTAAGCACAGAGCTGGAACACACCTGGAGGAAAGAttcaagaaaatatatattaaaactatACACATGAATCCCCAAATATGTGGAATGACGTTTAATTCTTAAATGACACATGCATTGTTTGAATAAAGTCCTCTACTATTACATATGAGTGCTGTCAAGAAAAGGAAAGCAGAGTAGAAATGTTCTTACTTATTACTTCAGTTTCAGTCTTTGAAACTCACTCACAATAAACATAAGCTCACCATAAAACTAAACACAGTAAATACCTGCTGCGAAAGCCAGGATGATGGCCACCCAGCCGATGATGTAGGACCAGGAGAAGCGCCAGTCCACGAAGCGTTTGCCAAAGAAAGTGACCGTCACTCCGGTGTAGATCGCCAAAGCCAGCAGAGCCAGGAAACCTGAGCACggagtaaaacaaacaaccaaaaaacattgaatacagatgtaaaaaaacatgaaactacACTTATCCTGTGAGtactttctgtatttttacatatttgattATATATTCACCTctcaacttttaaaaacataacatactGCACTTTAAGGGGTTGCAACCTTATTTTCCATCAACAGATGGCGCCAAAATCTGATTCACAACCTTGTCCCTGGATTTCTACTGACTCCAAATCAACCTCTGTTGTAGAAAGTCAAAcccaaataaatgaataagttAAACTAGTTCatagaatatataaaaaacgtAGATTGTgtagagaaaagaaatataaagatCACTtgcaaattatatatattttatcatgaaTGTGTCCAACCACCAGGTCGCCATGACGATGTGGACGCTGTTACCTGACAGGACGAGGGCGATGCCCCCCGTGCGGACCCTCCTGTTCTTGGTGCCGTTGGTGAAGGCGCTGAGGCCGAGCACGACCCCAGCGAAGCAGCTCAGCACCGCCAGCAACATGAAGGCCCGGGTGGCGTCCCAgaaagctgcagacacacagaggtcagaaacaaacacacacacacagtagaccTGCTTTTACACTACATGTTAATATGATGGTTTTGTGCTCATGCTggtatttatatgtttatttgtcattttgtctgtgtgaaCCTACTTAATTCTCACTATATGAGCACAAACACTGCTAAGCCCTCagtctgcttttcttttcttttcttctttttaatttttctttatttccctgtctttcttatctttcttttattttcttttaattcttttatattttccttttccttttcttatctttcttatgtttactttttaacttttcttttcttttctttttgcctttcCTTTTCGCCTCAGGTCCTTCCCTTGTTCTGGAGAACATACTCACCTACAGTTATGGTGTGGGCATGACATTTGTGGTTGATGCAGAACCTCCAGAGCCCCTGATTGGCTGTGCTCCCCGAGTAGCGATACTGCATCCAGAAGTCGGTCGCCGTGGAGACGATGAGAAGCACGAGGGCGGCCACACCGCAGAGCGTGCCCCCTCCTGCTAAAGTGTACAGCATGGTGGAAGAGCCGGGGGAAACAGTGTCCTCCTAAACATTCAGCAACTGCTTGGGGGCGAGAGGAGACGATGTCAGAATGTGTCGTCGTCAAATATAAATTCACAAGAGCTTTAGATTGTGTTTATTAAGCTGATTGACGGTTGTTGGTTTACAAAGTTCTGCCTGGTGTGAACTCCCTGAGTGCCACACATGCATGAGGCTAGAATACTGAACATTTAGAGTTTAGAGTGTGTATCGTGTCTGTTCAAGATAACTTCATTACAGTTTACTACCACCTGCAGACAAGAGGAGATAAGAtaaatgagatgagataaggTAAGATTACACTTAGTTATCAGAATACTCTTCCCAAACTTGTCTTGCATCCCAATACATGCGTTGTTTCATATAAATGACAACGAAACGACAGAGCAAATACTTATACACACTTATTGCACCACACATTATGATTCTATCCCTGCGTTTAACATTTAGAGCTCAAACTTAAACTGTTAAACTGCTGATCAGACACTTATTTCAGGTCGTAGCGCGTCATTTCCTGCCCGAAGTTACAATATTAAACTTGTTGCATGTGTTTCAGGCCTAAAGCAGCCAAACGTCTCTGGTGGAAGATGCTCACGATAGATCCACTGACATAAGGAAATCTTTTTGTATGAAAGTTTTGGAAAAGACAATAAATTACtttcagatattttatattACTGAATACTTTGAAATAAGATGACCAAAGCTCAACATGATATTTATAGGTCTTTTGGTTTTTAGAATTCCGCACAAAGGGCATAAAAAGTAACGGAGTCATTCTTCCAAACGCTGTTAAATTGCTCATTGCCAGCAAAGCACTTGAACCAAACCGCTGCAGGACAGTGACAATGAGCTTTGCCTATCTGGCAGTTCAGAGCCATTGTTCTCCACTAATTCCGCTGCGTGCACCGCAAACTAATCCGGCACTGAACAACTGAACTGTCAGCAGAGTCAGGCTGTCTCCCAGCCAGCACACCTCTGATTCCACCCACTGACTTCAACTCCCTCACTGTGGACTTTAAAAAACCACAGAATTCTAAAAGCAAAACCAAACTCCACCAGTACATCTGCACCCTGAATGTGGCGTCGCAGTATTTTGTTGTCGAGAATTATGAACAACTGCATCTCAGGCCTGTAGTCGCACGGATCACTTCCAGTGTaaaagcagcacagacagatcccccacttcatctcttctcgttgtaaaatataaaagcagTATCTTCCGGGCAGTGCAGTAAATACAGGTCCTGTGTATTTCCAAGTTTTTGTTAAAAGTCCTGGTACCTCTGGGTTGGCCGGTGTCTCTCCAGGGTCGCTGGTTGTAACTGTGTGCGTATCCTTTTTAAGCCCTGAACCCCTGGCTCTCATTGTCCACTTCACAAAAGAGGGAATGATCGAGCGCAGCATGTGAGCGATGCTAAATCCCCCCCCATGCACACACCTCTGCAGCCCACCCAGCCCACACCCACCGAAACCCCAACGCACATCCATCCCAACTGCCATCGCCTCGAAACCCTCGCTCTCAGTCCATCTCTTTGTCTCCTGCATGACGACTTCTCTTTTCCCTCAGTTGGTTTTTAccatattttctttaaaagtatTTGACACCTACAGTAAATGCATGATGACATTTTTCAGTCAGTGGTTATGACCCCTCACAGTTTAGCCCCAGTTTAGCCACGTCAGGAGGACACAGCACAGGGGTTGGGAAAGGGAACAGGTGAAAGCAGAAAATAAGCATTTGTGCACTCTGCATTATGTCTGTAATTTACATGTGTGCACCcagaggtgtgtgtatgtgtgtgtgtgtatgtgtgtgcgtgtgtgtgatagtaaatgcagataaatatataaaacagatttaaattgtcatctttttaatatttgctAACTcgacacaataaaaaacagtgtgATGGCTCTGAAGTGTaacttaaaaatactttatttaatttcaaaagcaagaacaacacttttattttatataacagTTTGACACCCAGTGACCCCTTCAACAAACTTTGTCTTAAAACCACACAGTTGGACAATGACGCTGAATTTGCCATTGAGCCACAGATCatgtaaaatatgatgcatAACATGACTTGAAATCTCCGCTGTGCCGTCTTCTCTCTCACATGCATCAGGTGTCTGTGTAGGTGAGTAAAaagtgagaataaaaataaaatcttacttgtaaaagtaaatacaaatgtGCCTGGATTTGTCATTTCACTCTTTGCAGTCTAGCAGCATCTCTTAGTTTAAAGTGCATCATGACCGTTGTCCTCACATCAGTCTCCCAACATCTCCTCTCATTtacacctctgtctgtctgtctgtctgtctgtctgtttgcttggtttgtttgttcgtgagcaggattacgcaaaaatgaTTGGgcggatttccacgaaacttgttggaaggatgtgctACGGCTGAGAGAGgaatccattcaattttgaagaagaaaatcttTTCCGTTTGTTTAACTTTGTGAGATATGGTGTTTTTTTCGACATTTTCGTGATTTCTGAAAGAATaagtcatggatcttgatgaagaaaacaatCAGGTATATTTTGGGAACTGATAactacgagtgtgtgaaatttggtgcagcctgattgaattcccaacactgacatttttgtgttgcaattaattaatttagtttgaaataatTGTTTGGGCTGATACACatttaaaattagttttgttCAACGCTGTTATTCCGAACCTGAACAAACTGTACATCCAGCATTTGTGCAAAGTGCTAGTTCACTCTCAACAACAGATGTGGTGAAAAAACTGGAATCTATACACGTGTGCGCACATTTTCTATACATGGAAAAAGTCGTATGAGCAAGTAGGATAAagctgcaaataaataaataaatctatcaGTCTACAAATGTTACAAAAAGGCACATTATGATATGCATAACCAAACGTGGCTTCCTTCCACGACATGAGTCCAGGTCACAGCTTCATGAACTGCGCCGCTTCAGCTCTGACGACGGCTGATTCACATGAGGTTTAACATTTAGAGGAAATAACTAAACTAACCTGAACGTGTGCTCGCAGTGAACTAACTCATGCCTTTCACTTCAGGCATATCAGTCACCTCTCTGATCTAACTACAACTGTGCCATTTCATCTGGATGCTCTACAAGgcccaaaacacaaagaaacatgcacacacacacacacacgcacgctcgcgcacacacacacacagaatattttAAGCATTTAAACTCACATGGACCCACAAAAAACACCATTAGCTCCTTTACTTAGCTTCTCCTTTACTTCAACTTTAATTACACTGAAACTGCAACAGTACATTTGTGCACTGTATATGCAgaatgccacacacacacgcgctcacacacaTTAATTTTATAATAGGGACTGAATTttccaatttaaaaatgtgtcagtcACACAatgtatacaaacacacacacacgtaacaaaaaacacacacacacacctttaaacTCTGCAACATATACAGATTGATGCTcacaatgtgcacacacacacaaacacacacacacatccaagtACAAGTTTTTTTAAGTGACTGGATTTTCCACCTTAAAATTATTTCAGTCACgcaatgtacacacacacacacacacacacatacacacacctttaAACTGTGCAACATACACGGATTGATGCTCACAATGTGTTTGCGTGTgtacgtgcacaaacacacacagacacaccgtGCAGCAGTAAGTGATCCCACACTGCGCTGAACTCcgttcctcctcctgctgctgttaaccagtgtgtctctgtggccCTCAGGAGCCCGGAGCCCAGAGGACGACGGTTCgatctgcagaggaggagatgaaggtgCGATCGTTGGGGTGCCACCGACACTGGATCACCTTGTCACAGTGCTCCCCCGCCACTGTCTGAGGGAGGGGCTTGGTCAGGTCACCTGAggtcagagaagagaaaaacatgtttgcttCTTTTGAATCAAATGCATTTACTATATATTTGTacttaaaatgtgaaatttaaagCAGATCATTTGACCCCTTGTGTACAGTACATGTTCCTACCTTGCAGGTCACTGATGATGATCTTGTTGTCATAGGAACCTGTCAGAAGATGGTGGGCTCCAGGTGAGAAGCGCACCGAGCGGATGTCGCTGCCGTGGGGTCGATACGTCTGCACTATGCGGCCTCCTCTGATGTCGTACAGCATGCAGGTGCTGTCCTCCTGACCAGTGGCCAGCAGCCGGCCGCTGGGATCCACCGCCACTGAAGCGACGGCGCTCCCTGAGGGACACAGAGCGCTGATAAATAACGTTTTTCTCATTGAGGATATGTTTCACTTTGGATCCAGTCATAAGAAATGGCCAATAATATCTGTTGATGTGAGCCTTCCACAGATATCATGATATTAGTGTTCGTTtgccgatatgaaaacttttatttcacagaataaacagtgCAGAAAAGAAgcacatttatctttaaaaacatcaatGTTTATTATTCAAGTTCTATATGTTTGGCTGTATTTGCATTTTGTGGTTAAACTGTAGAAATtcaaacctcaattacatttctttgtcatgaggATTTGAAAATGACATCACATAGATCAATACAAAATGTGTATAGGCTGATATATCCCTATAGAAAATGTTTCAGTATCAGCATCAACCCTAAAAGATCCATATCTATCAGgctctaaataaaataaaacactaatatataacaataatatacagtaatatATAATGTTGTGATTTCTACTTGTGAACTAATCTGCTcaatacaaatgtatttttcttataATGTCACAAAGAGTATTTTCAAAACCGAATGTTTACTTTAAAACCTTTACTTTTGTtaatagaaagaaagacaaaaaaaactacgCTCCCTGAATGTTTATATTCtactttttttcttaaatttagGGGCAATAAACGAAATTTAAACAGATCTGCAGCCGGGTGAAAGATGAATCACGACCCACCTGAGCCGTGCAGCGTTGTTCCCAGCACCCGGACACAGCTGGGCACCCGCAGGTCCCAGAAACGCACCGTCTTGTCCTGGGAGCCGGAGGCGATCATCCACCCTCCCCACGTGTACAGAGTCAGAATGTGACCTGTTGGACAACATGGAGAAGCCTTAAATACTTCATgtaggtttgtgtttttattggtttattataATGTCACTGATTTACTGTTTCTTAGAATTAGAGTGTGCTGTACACACACGGTTCCCTCAGAACTGTTTCTTCAACATACCCGTGTGTCCACTCAGAGCATGAAGGCCTTGTCCTCTCTGACAGTCGGTGGTGTAGATGTTACAGTCTCCAGCTCCGGCGCTCATCAGAATGGATCCTCCGCTCTCGGGGCCCTCCATGAAGGCCAGGTCCCTGATGGTGCCGTCGTGCATGCTGAACTCCAGGTCCGGGCCtgaacgacacacacacacacacacacacacacacacacacacagatggaagTTTGAACTATTCAGATGAACCTCGTGTTTTCAGGGCTACATTTCAGTCATCGTTACCTGTGGCGTTGCAGCTGTCGGCATTGAAAGGCAGGACTTTGACATATTTATCGTTGGAGCCGGTGGCCAGCAGTTGTCCACAGTGGCTCCAGGCGACACAGTAGATGGAGCCTTTGTGGTGTTTGTTCCTCCGGAAGCGCACAACCGGCTGCTTTACGGCACCAGGGCTGACAATCAAGACAAGAAAATACAAGGGACTGACTCACGACTGTGCAGGAAGGAGAGTGACCTCAACGCAATGTCATGTTTAGTGACGTACGTTTCTAAAATGAATCGCCTACCCTGACTTTAACTTTCATGACTGATCTTTGCTGTAGGAACGTGCCTGTGTGTGGCTCCTACCTGGTGGACAGGCTTTCTGGGTAGGCACAGACTCGCAGGGTTTTTGAGTTGGAGCCGACAGCGTAGAGCGCCCCCGAGGGGTGGAAGGCCACGGCGCGTACTGCCTGTGTGTCCTCGAGCTGGTTCACTTTCACAAACTGGGCTTTGGACTTCCCCACCTGTCCAagaaaatcagaaaataaatgataatcCATAGAAATATCATTATCTGTcatcacagatgttttttaCCTGACCTTTACCTTCCTGTCATCgctttaaacacatttaaacattataaTATGTAAAGATAGATTCACTACACTGAGCTAATgtggaacagagagaaacattatTACTATTTAAGCAGAAGAGTTGAATGTACCTCTTGTGTGTTACGTGTTGCAGAGCTGCCGGGATCTTCTTGCGACGTGGGACAAGGCGCTCGGATCCTCTCAGCGCTGCCGTTCAGGACACGTTCATCCACAGAATGTGAAAAACAGATTATTAGTTAACCAACATCTTCGCTTCTAACCAACTAACGCTTCTAACACAGGTGAGATGCAAAAAacgaaaaaataaaataaaataaaacaaacatctcctggtgaaaaagtggtgacacacacatagaagtcaccgacaaagatgtcaagagagtttgtggtgataaaaCGACACCGGTGAtaaatacgtcacttcctgcctctgcctgctgcaccaggcggctccacctctcacctgaataatgatttgatgctgttgtgtatgtgtgaaaggcaaactgcaggtaaactccaagccaattctctggactttacccgcaggtcatgtctgaaaacagctgttgaTAGACAGagagttttttctctctataAAAATCACTTTTTCACTCGGACACGGAGCCCAATAGAATAAATCACCATGtggggctgcagagggcgctgttgctcatacatagtgttgctttaatataCGTATAGAGCTGCAGAGTAACACAAGGAGAAActaaatgatatatatattacatgtgATAATTTCTTGTAATGGCTGATAACCACACATCGGACAGGCTCTGACCTTTGACTGTTAGGAACTGGAGACTCGCTGAGGGAGGGCAAGCCGTGGCTCCCGGTCCTCAACGGGGTGCTGCTGCTTACACCACCGAGCTTGTCCCTCGGCAGCCCCGTGTCTGGCGTGTGCCGGGCGTTGGCGGTCCTGGGACTGGAGGCGCCGTCGCTTCCCGTCAGTCCGTTCCAC
Proteins encoded in this region:
- the lim2.2 gene encoding LOW QUALITY PROTEIN: lens intrinsic membrane protein 2.2 (The sequence of the model RefSeq protein was modified relative to this genomic sequence to represent the inferred CDS: substituted 1 base at 1 genomic stop codon), yielding MQETKRWTESEGFEAMAVGMDVRWGFGGCGLGGLQRCVHGGGFSIAHMLRSIIPSFVKWTMRARGSGLKKDTHTVTTSDPGETPANPELLNVXEDTVSPGSSTMLYTLAGGGTLCGVAALVLLIVSTATDFWMQYRYSGSTANQGLWRFCINHKCHAHTITVAFWDATRAFMLLAVLSCFAGVVLGLSAFTNGTKNRRVRTGGIALVLSGFLALLALAIYTGVTVTFFGKRFVDWRFSWSYIIGWVAIILAFAAGVFQLCAYQRTSAEPAPSNNQDT